The following coding sequences are from one Plasmodium sp. gorilla clade G2 genome assembly, chromosome: 1 window:
- a CDS encoding vacuolar ATP synthase subunit c, putative, with the protein MSEIPMCLFIACSTRDNTSREYIYTILKNRLLGSHICIDTNILDVPTNIKFCSFDDLLKCADDLQKYDSYAYGCLKKIEKIAKEYDENIELKIIYQRQHINIDQYIRRFTWDDAKYPRSRSLTDTIDIMINNITKLSDEIQIKSSMLNDLKEKKKKEVPKNDSNNFFLRNLNEILTPQTVSESDFIETEYLTTLIAYVPKNSVDDWKNNYEKFSSYVVPRSTEQFKDLIDKDGNTLWKVFVFKKFAEDFKKEAKVKKFVVKSFKYDEKQYNDMMESRTKVEAEIIRQETFLRRMCLAAFSDIFIAFIHINILRVFCESVLRFGVPPNFASFSIRINGESKEKKVRKKLYDIFSSTDSIGKNYIKRSDENDDEIYPYVSVSFKI; encoded by the coding sequence ATGAGTGAGATTCCCATGTGTTTGTTCATAGCTTGTTCAACAAGAGATAATACAAGCcgtgaatatatatatactatattgAAGAATCGTCTTTTAGGTAGtcatatatgtatagatACGAATATATTAGATGTACCtactaatataaaattttgttcatttgaTGATTTATTAAAGTGTGCTGATGATTTACAGAAATATGATAGTTATGCATATGGTTGTTTAAAAAAGATAGAAAAGATAGCTAAAGAGTATGATGAGAATattgaattaaaaataatatatcaacgtcaacatataaatatagatcAATATATAAGAAGATTTACTTGGGATGATGCCAAATATCCTAGGAGTAGATCGTTAACAGATACTATTGatattatgataaataatattacaaaattaTCTGATGAAATTCAAATAAAGTCAAGTATGTTAAatgatttaaaagaaaagaaaaaaaaagaagtacCAAAAAATgattcaaataatttttttttaagaaatttaaatgaaatattaacaCCACAAACAGTTAGTGAATCCGATTTTATAGAAACAGAATATCTAACAACACTTATTGCTTATGTACCCAAAAATTCTGTAGATGATtggaaaaataattatgaaaaattcTCATCATATGTTGTTCCTAGATCTACAGAACAATTTAAAGATTTAATAGATAAGGATGGAAATACATTATGGAaagtttttgtttttaaaaaatttgcagaagattttaaaaaagaagcaaaagttaaaaaatttgttgttaaatcatttaaatatgatgaaaaacaatataatgatatgatGGAATCTAGAACAAAAGTAGAAGCAGAAATTATACGACAAGAAACGTTCTTAAGACGTATGTGCTTAGCTGCATTTtctgatatatttattgcattcattcatattaatattcttCGAGTATTTTGTGAATCTGTATTAAGATTTGGCGTTCCACCTAATTTTGCTTCATTTAGTATAAGAATTAATGGAGAaagtaaagaaaaaaaggttagaaaaaaattatacgaCATATTCTCATCAACTGATTCTATAGggaagaattatataaaaagatctgatgaaaatgatgatgaaataTATCCTTACGTTTCGGTTTcctttaaaatatga